The following proteins are encoded in a genomic region of Glycine soja cultivar W05 chromosome 17, ASM419377v2, whole genome shotgun sequence:
- the LOC114393972 gene encoding D-amino-acid transaminase, chloroplastic-like, translating to MFSLQQFLPHTSSKLLDHSLSLKRHGHRRFHRHCPTTLSSSHQSGPSLCDSKTQVSRVPLLTSTQAYEKLKTFRENIKGKQQFLAMYSSIFGGITTDPAAMVIPMDDHMVHRGHGVFDTAAIMDGYLYELDQHLDRFLRSASMSKIDPPFDRGSIRRILIQTVSASKCRKGSLRYWLSAGPGDFQLSPSCCHRSSLYAIVIQDLSPSSPNFRGVKVVTSSIPIKHPKFAITKSVNYLPNVLSKVEAEEAGAFVGIWLDGEGFVAEGPNMNVAFVTKDKELIMPHFDKILSGCTAKRVLTLAESLLREGKLKGIRVKTVTVEEGKQADEMMLLGSGVLVCPVVQWDEQVIGDGKEGPITQALLNLIVEDMKSGPSTVRIPVPY from the exons ATGTTCTCTCTCCAACAATTCCTTCCACACACTTCCTCTAAACTGCTTGACCATTCTCTTTCCTTAAAGCGCCACGGCCACCGCCGCTTCCACCGCCACTGCCCCACCACTCTCAGCAGTTCCCACCAATCCGGACCCTCGCTTTGTG ATTCCAAAACTCAAGTGTCTCGTGTTCCGCTTTTGACTTCCACTCAG GCCTATGAAAAGCTAAAAACATTTAGAGAAAATATAAAGGGCAAGCAACAATTCCTTGCCATGTATTCTAGTATTTTTGGTGGGATAACAACAGACCCAGCTGCTATGGTTATTCCTATGGATGACCACATGGTCCACAGAGGCCACGGTGTCTTTGATACTGCAGCAATAATGGATGG ATACCTATATGAGCTAGATCAACACCTTGATCGCTTTTTAAGGTCAGCATCCATGTCTAAAATAGATCCCCCATTTGATCGAGGAAGCATAAGAAGAATACTCATACAAACTGTAAGTGCTTCCAAGTGTAGAAAAGGATCACTAAGATATTGGCTCTCGGCAGGACCTGGCGACTTTCAGTTATCTCCCTCTTGTTGCCACCGATCAAGTCTGTATGCGATAGTAATACAGGATCTGTCACCATCCTCACCTAATTTCAGGGGCGTTAAAGTTGTCACTTCATCTATTCCCATTAAACACCCCAAGTTTGCTATCACTAAGAGTGTGAACTATCTTCCAAATGTGCTCTCAAAGGTGGAAGCTGAAGAAGCTGGTGCTTTTGTAGGCATTTGGCTTGATGGTGAAGGTTTTGTTGCTGAAGGGCCTAATATGAATGTGGCCTTTGTCACTAAAGATAAGGAACTTATAATGCCACACTTTGACAAAATTCTAAGTGGCTGCACAGCTAAGAGAGTTTTAACCCTTGCTGAGAGCTTGTTAAGGGAGGGTAAGCTTAAAGGGATAAGGGTGAAAACTGTGACTGTCGAGGAAGGTAAGCAAGCAGATGAAATGATGCTTCTTGGCAGCGGAGTTCTTGTTTGCCCTGTAGTGCAATGGGATGAGCAGGTTATTGGTGATG GCAAAGAAGGCCCTATAACGCAGGCTCTCTTAAATCTAATTGTTGAGGACATGAAATCAGGTCCCTCCACTGTTCGTATACCTGTTCCTTATTGA
- the LOC114393491 gene encoding transcription factor MYB3R-1-like yields MDGEQSMAAPSHGQVDGAQKVRALHGRTTGPTRRSTKGQWTPEEDDTLRNAVERFKGKNWKKIAECFKDRTDVQCLHRWQKVLNPELVKGPWSKEEDEIIIELVKKHGPKKWSTIAQHLPGRIGKQCRERWVNHLDPTIKKEAWTQEEELALIHYHQSFGNKWAELSKVIPGRTDNAIKNHWNSSVKKKLDSYLASGLLTQFESVPHAGNLNQPTRLQCSRDDNGPKSTEGEEVSDCSQGSANAVYFPSATGPSSVDLQTGEAYRPNEECSLGKDHSPSRACSEPYYVSIDDVTICIPEIAHQEACTSQFIEQQSHEPGNSICGDCQFNLHSLPNVSSMVLGQESSELQRDFIAPCEICDMVNAPFQTSVELGVSTSMGPASMDSLKPEHMLISDDECCRVLFSDAMNDGCFPRVDYNKRDDIVEFSGCTSFCQSCNIQISETGGTSTSQLTCPQCSNNYKGISSSQSVPLVLSASDDRLGPTANGNQLFGMEDHHFVSRACANFTYVNNISSSCVDGVGSAVMEEPHDILKGTSKLVPVNNFGCGSDAKQTCNPTAEKTNVHTEKEGSGSLCYEPPRFPSLDIPFFSCDLVQSGSDMQQEFSPLGIRQFMMSSMNCLTPFRLWDSPSCDDSPDALLKSAAKTFTGTPSILKKRPRDLLSPLSDKRMDKKLETDMASSTFTRNFSSLVAAFGDNETRKADMPSYSYPLQKQNSRASVDDDNKENCGHTYKWEQLMNCSPIKSATLDEKNSQRDTVDGNSQHNVKQRPLDSKMKTTEIEQQQSGILVEHDMNDLSLSSPDQVGLKSDRGLDSSAKITKGLNKSLEAASNQSGHLKLSSKNPCPRVNSCSPCVRAKEHEGLSVAVTRVQAPGDNSGEQTRKDGGFETCSIFGGTPFGTPSAWKSPWFFNTFLSSPRLDTEITIEDFGYFMSPGDRSYDALGLLKHISEQTAATYANAQEILGNETPKALPKDASENDKDKDHENNYPVNQSGNHSQLPSNALIERRTLDFSECETPGRDENSKSSAMSFSSPSSYLMKGCR; encoded by the exons ATGGACGGTGAGCAGAGCATGGCTGCTCCATCTCATGGGCAAGTTGATGGTGCTCAGAAAGTTAGAGCATTACATGG GAGGACTACTGGCCCTACAAGGCGTTCTACAAAAGGGCAATGGACACCGGAGGAG GATGATACCTTACGGAATGCTGTTGAGAGATTCAAaggaaaaaattggaaaaaaattg CTGAATGTTTCAAGGATAGAACTGATGTGCAATGCCTACATAGGTGGCAGAAAGTTTTAAATCCTGAACTTGTTAAAGGTCCATGGTCTAAAGAG GAAGatgaaataattattgaattggTGAAGAAACATGGGCCTAAAAAGTGGTCAACTATAGCACAACATTTACCTGGACGTATTGGTAAGCAATGTCGAGAAAG GTGGGTTAATCATCTTGATCCTACTATAAAAAAGGAAGCGTGGACTCAGGAAGAGGAGTTGGCTCTAATACATTATCATCAGAGTTTTGGGAACAAATGGGCCGAATTGTCGAAGGTCATTCCTGGAAG GACAGACAATGCTATTAAAAATCACTGGAACAGTTCTGTCAAAAAGAAATTGGATTCTTATTTGGCATCAGGCCTGCTTACTCAGTTTGAATCTGTTCCTCATGCTGGAAATTTGAATCAACCAACAAGGTTGCAGTGTAGTAGAGATGATAATGGTCCCAAGTCGACTGAAGGAGAGGAAGTTTCAGATTGCAGCCAAGGTTCAGCTAATGCTGTTTACTTTCCATCTGCTACAGGTCCGAGCAGTGTTGACTTGCAAACTGGAGAGGCATATAGGCCAAATGAAGAATGTAGTCTTGGAAAGGATCATAGTCCGAGTCGAGCTTGTTCAGAGCCATATTATGTATCAATTGATGATGTTACTATATGCATCCCAGAAATTGCTCACCAAGAGGCTTGCACTTCTCAATTCATTGAGCAACAGTCACATGAACCTGGAAATTCCATTTGTGGGGATTGCCAGTTCAATTTACATTCCTTACCCAATGTTTCATCAATGGTCTTGGGGCAGGAATCCTCGGAGTTGCAAAGAGATTTTATAGCTCCTTGTGAAATCTGTGACATGGTGAATGCTCCATTTCAGACTTCAGTGGAGTTAGGTGTTTCAACGTCCATGGGACCTGCATCTATGGATTCTCTAAAACCAGAGCACATGTTGATATCTGATGATGAATGCTGCAGAGTCCTGTTTTCAGACGCAATGAATGATGGGTGTTTCCCTCGTGTAGATTATAATAAACGTGATGATATAGTTGAATTTTCTGGATGCACTTCATTTTGTCAATCTTGTAATATCCAGATATCTGAAACTGGTGGAACCTCAACTTCACAGCTAACTTGTCCTCAGTGttctaataattataaaggAATTTCATCCTCCCAATCTGTCCCTCTAGTACTTTCTGCTAGTGATGATAGGTTGGGGCCTACTGCCAACGGCAATCAATTATTTGGGATGGAGGATCACCACTTTGTCTCCAGAGCATGTGCTAACTTCACTTATGTCAACAACATATCCAGTTCTTGTGTTGATGGGGTAGGTAGTGCAGTAATGGAAGAGCCACATGATATTCTGAAGGGTACTTCAAAATTGGTCCCTGTAAATAATTTTGGCTGTGGATCAGATGCTAAGCAAACTTGTAATCCAACAGCTGAAAAAACAAATGTGCATACAGAAAAGGAGGGCTCAGGATCTCTATGTTATGAACCTCCCCGCTTTCCAAGTTTGGATATTCCTTTCTTCAGTTGTGATCTTGTACAATCTGGGAGTGATATGCAGCAAGAGTTTAGTCCATTGGGTATCCGCCAGTTTATGATGTCATCTATGAACTGTCTTACTCCTTTTAGGTTGTGGGACTCACCCTCTTGTGATGATAGTCCAGATGCACTGTTAAAAAGTGCTGCTAAAACTTTTACTGGTACACCATCCATATTAAAGAAACGACCCCGAGATTTGTTGTCACCACTCTCAGATAAAAGAATGGATAAGAAACTTGAGACTGACATGGCATCATCTACGTTTACCAGAAACTTTTCCAGTTTGGTTGCTGCATTTGGTGACAATGAGACTCGAAAAGCAGATATGCCTTCATATTCATATCCATTGCAAAAACAGAACAGCAGGGCATctgttgatgatgataataaagaaaattgtggACACACTTATAAATGGGAACAATTAATGAATTGTTCCCCAATTAAATCTGCAACTTTGGATGAAAAGAACTCTCAAAGAGATACTGTTGACGGCAATTCTCAGCATAATGTCAAGCAACGACCTCTTGATTCTAAAATGAAGACTACTGAGATT GAGCAACAACAATCTGGAATTTTGGTCGAACATGATATGAATGACCTGTCACTGTCTTCTCCTGATCAAGTTGGTTTAAAATCAGATAGAGGTCTGGATTCAAGTGctaaaattacaaaaggcttgAACAAGTCCTTGGAAGCAGCTTCAAATCAGAGTGGCCATTTGAAATTATCTTCTAAAAATCCATGCCCAAGGGTTAATTCTTGTTCTCCTTGTGTTCGCGCTAAAGAGCATGAAGGACTTTCAGTTGCTGTTACTCGTGTTCAAGCTCCAGGGGACAATTCAGGGGAACAAACCAGAAAAGATGGTGGTTTTGAAACATGTAGCAT CTTTGGTGGAACACCTTTTGGAACACCTTCTGCGTGGAAATCCCCTTGGTTCTTCAACACTTTTCTATCTAGCCCCAGACTTGATACTGAAATTACAATTGAG GATTTTGGGTATTTTATGAGTCCAGGTGATAGAAGCTATGATGCACTCGGATTGTTGAAACATATCAGTGAACAAACTGCTGCCACATATGCCAATGCTCAGGAGATTTTAGGAAATGAAACTCCCAAAGCATTACCAAAAGATGCATCTGAAAACGACAAGGATAAGGACCATGAAAATAATTATCCTGTCAATCAGTCTGGGAACCATTCTCAGTTGCCTTCAAATGCTTTG ATAGAGCGACGCACACTTGACTTTAGTGAATGTGAAACACCAGGCAGAGATGAAAACAGCAAATCCTCAGCTATGAGCTTCTCAAGCCCTTCTTCGTATTTGATGAAAGGTTGTAGATGA